From the genome of Alicyclobacillus sp. SO9:
AAGCCAAACTTTTCATACAGTCGAATTGCGCGCCTGTTAAAGGTGGCCACCGTAAGCCGCAGCCTTAGTGAATTTTCCTCTGCAGTGAGGTCTTTGAGTACATGTCCCAAAAAGAAGGTACCAAGTCCCTGTCCGGTCAAGCCAGGCCGCATGCCAATGCCAAAATCAAGAAACGGACGACCGTCGTCGCTCCCTCCATAGGCACCCTCGTCCCAGCCGGCCGGGACCTGCGCAGCTGGTCCAGTACAATAAAATCCGACAAGGCCCTCATCAGTTGCATAAACCGTCGAGTAGTCTTGATTCAGCAGTTCCTCTAAAGCTTCTGATGAGCCGTTGAGGTCGTACAAACTGTATGGCTCGTCATAGGCCCAATTTACTATGCTTTCCGCTTCAGTACGCGTCATTTTTCTCGTTTCCAGGCCCTGCATATGTCCACTCCTTCTCCCTCTAACAGACTGGATTTGGTCCAAACCCACACTATGCGCTATGAAAGTGTCTCTCAGTTAAACAAAAACTGAACTCTTCCTACTGCTTCGATGACGCGCACGCAGGACATATGCCTCCCCAAGCAAGGTTCACCCTAATTGGTCTGCAGACTCTTTAGGAATTCATCAACCTTTGTGTAAATTGCATCACGCACTTCTCGGAACTTCTCTTGGATTTCTTCTTCAGTACCTGTTGCCCGGGCAGGGTCTTCGAAGCCCCAGTGCATCCGATTGACATGAGCCGGCGTCGTCGGGCACCTGTCATTGGCATCTCCACAAAGCGTGATGGCATAATCCACCCGGTTGAGCAACTCTCTGTCAATTTCCTTGGATGTATGCTGTGAAATATCCACATTGCGTTCTCTCATGGCACGCACGGCTCGAGGGTTTAAGCCATGTGCCTCGATTCCGGCACTGTACACTTCCACCTTGTCTTGTCCCAATGTCCTCGCCCAGCCCTCTGCCATTTGGCTTCGGCAAGAATTCCCTGTACAGAGAAAATACACAAGCGGCTTTTGTCCATGTTCATTCGTCATAAATGATATCCATCCCTTCTAAGTTCATCTAAGTCAAGTCTCATTGATGCTAGCCCACAACAACCAACCACAGGTACAGACCGCACAGGGTCACAAACAAGGTTGGCACTGTCAGTACAATACCAGTTCTCAGGTACCGCCCCCACGTAATGGTGACACCCCGTTTGCGAAGAACGTGCAACCATAGAAGGGTTGCCAAGGAACCAATAGGCGTAATTTTCGGGCCTAAATCGCAGCCAATGACATTGGCGTAGACTAACGCTTCATGAATCAGGCCCGTGGTGTGTGTGGAATGAATAGCCAGTGCATTGATCATCACAGTCGGCATGTTGTTCATCACGCTCGACAGAATAGCTGCAAGGAACCCGGTAGTAAGCGTGCCTGCAAACATCCCGTAGTGCGTGGAACCAGCGATAAAATGGCCCAATACGCCGGTTAATCCAACATTGCGCAACCCGTATACAACCACATACATACCAATAGAAAACACCACAATAGCCCACGGTGCTTCGCGAATTACGGTCCAGGGTTGAATGGACTTCGACCTTGTGCCTGCAATCAGGAAAGTGATGGCTGCCAGCCCTGCAACCACAGACACTGGGATGTGGAGAACTTCTGTCAGAATATAACCCAGCACAAGCACAGAGAGAATGTACCAGGACAGTTTAAACATGCCTTGGTGACGTATGGCCTTGGTTGGCGGCAGCAGCACTTGCGGGTCATATTTTCTGGGAATATCCTTTCGGAAGAAAGCGTACAGAACCAGAATACTGACGCCCAGCGAGAATAAATCCGGAACAACCATATGCCAAGCATAGCTCACGAATCCGATGTGAAAATAGTCGGCAGAAACGATGTTGACGAGATTGCTGACCACGAGAGGTAAAGAAGTCGTGTCGGCGATAAACCCGCTCGCCATGATAAACGGGATCATCCGCCGAGAATCGAACTTAAGTAGTTGAATTTTTTCCATGACAATTGGCGTCAAAATCAACGCTGCGCCGTCGTTTGCAAAAAAGGCCGACACCATTGCGCCGAGGACCGTCACATACAGAAAGACCTTCCGTCCATCACCCTTTGCTGCATGCGCCATCCGTAATGCTGCCCATTCGAAAAATCCAATTTTATCAAGAATCGTAGATATAATAATAATTGCTACAAAGGCAAGGGTGGCATCCCAAACAATTTTTGTCACCGACCATACATTCGCAAAGGTTACAACTCGAAAAGCAAGTGCAAGCACAGCGCCCCCCAACGCTGTCCAACCAATGCTGAGCCCCTTAGGCTGCCAGATGACGAATGCCAGCGTTAACCCAAAAATCAGTAAAGCAGTCCAAGTCAAAAACATACGTTCCTCCAGTCTATCCCGTCATGCTGCCTCAGCGCATACCGACTGAGTGTCATGAACATGTAGTTATTCTTTTCCCCACAGACACGGCGTCTCAGCTTGTGTGCTGCTCATTCACACACAAGCTTTCCTTCCGACCCAAGGCGAGTTAACTCCGCGGACATGTCCGGCAACTCATCCAAGTCTACGCAAAGCTGCTTTAAAACCGAATTGTTTAATGAATAGAAGACCCACTGCCCTTTTCTTTGTTCTGAAACGATTCCGACTGTTTTCAGTCTACTCAAGTGCTTTGAGATTGCTGGTTGTGATATGTCGAACAGCGGTACTAATTCACAAACACAGAAGTCCCGTACTCGAAGCAAAGAAATGATCTTTAAGCGAGTTGCATCTCCCAGTGCTTTAAGCACCTGTGCCAACTCAGTCAGTTCCATAACTCACCTCACCTCCGTCAACATCCATAACCATATTACTATTTTGTTATTTAGTCAAAATAATATGGGATAGTGAGAAGCTGTCACTTGGACAGCCAAGCCTGTTGCAGTCATTATGTATGTCTTTTTCAAGAGTTCATCGCTGCGATGATTCGGGTTAGCCTATCGTAGTTTACCCAATAAGTTTGCCGAAGGGAACTTTACACCGCTTGCTTGATCTACCATCGGTCGGCAGGCCCCCCCAAAGTTCGTAAATGCCCTCGTTTTACCGTCTTTGTACGTAAACGTAATCCGATATTTGTCACTGGTCATGGCGTTACAATGAATTGTGGTTTTCTTCCCTTCCGCGGCCTGGTTGAAGGCTTTTGTCAGCTGTCTGATGGTTGTAGCGCTCGTAATAACCGATTTAGCAGTATTCTTCATCACAACAATCTTTTGCGCATTGGCCGGCAGAGGACGAAAACGAGTTGAAGGCGAAGTCTGGTTCGCCGTTCCGACAACTTTGTTTTGCACAGAGGTGTTCCCTGAAGCAGTAGTCTGGCTTATATCCACCCCGCACCCAGTGACGGCTGTTAAGACCAACATTCCGGATAGCCACTTCAGAATTTTGCCCATGAAGATCCCCCCTAAATCGTAGTTATCGTTATAGACGTTGTGGTCCAAAAGTACGTTAACACCTTTCTTTCAAAGAAAAGTCTTACGTCTAAATTCGTAAACACTCGCGACAAGTAAGAGAACGACGACGATTCCTGTGACAACGACACTCCAGACAATTTGAAAATTGCTTTGTAAAGCGTTCGTACTGCCCTTGTCCCAAATCGACAAAATAGCGGAAGCGTGACTCGGCAGTGCACCCGGACTCCATTTCCATTTCAATACGGCCGCAACGACAGACAGAACGGCAGCCGAAGAGAGTGTTACAAACGCATTGGCGACGGTTGATGTCATAAGGACACTAAAAAAAGTCGTCAGAGTTACAATGAGTATCAACCAAAAGGCGTAAAGCAGCAATGACAGCATCGCGTACGGGATTGACAGCGGGCCAATCAGCTGCACCGTATAATACCAAGCGGCAATGTCTCCAAGGGTTAATGCTGTGATTGTCAAAACGACTGCAGAGAACCATTTTGCCAGAATATAGGCGGTGTGTGACACAGGTTTAACCAGAACCAGGTCGAGCACGCCCTCCCGTCGCTCATTAGAAATACTACCCATAAAGGCCAAGACGAGCACAAGCAGACCAAGACTGTTGTACTGCGACTGCGCCTTTGCAAAAACACCGCCGGCTGAAGGAGTGGGAATGTGAATTACAGTACCCGCTGGCAGACCTCCTGACATTTTCAAGATTTGCGGCATAAAGTACGTTGATATTGGCTGCATCGCACCAAGCAACACAAATACGAGCGGAAGCCAAATCCACTTTCTGTTTTTCCACGACTCAACCACTTCCTTGCTCCACACAATACGAAACTGCATCACTGAACCGCCTCCATGAACAAGTCCTCCAGGGTACTGTAACCAAACTCCAACCGTTCCAGAGGAACATTCTCGTCAACAAAAAATTGCAAAAGAGTGGTACGAATTTGGCTCACGTCACTGACTACGAGAGACATGCTTCCACCTCGGCCCCGGATGTCTTCAACACCTGGAAGCCTCGAGAGTGCCCTGTAATACGGTTCAAGCGAAACATAAGCAGTGATATCCACCTGCGGCTGTGTGTGACTCCTGCGCACTTCTTCTAGGTCCCCTGACAACACGACGCTGCCATTGACAAGGAGGATAATGTCGTTGCTAATCTCCTGTGCATCATGCAGAACATGCGTAGAATACAAAACGGTGGTCTCTCCGCTGAGGTTAGAGAGAAGGGTGAGGATGTCGCGCCTTCCAACGGGATCGAGAGCCGAAACCGGTTCATCCAAAATCAGTATACGCGGCCGATGAATCAATGCTTGGCAAATGCCAAGCCGTTGTTTCATACCTCCGGAATACCCCCTTATGGGTCTCTCTGCTGCTGACTGTAGTCCCAATTGCTCCAGAACATCGTCACTCTTGGCTTTCGCGCGGGCTTTGCTGAATCCGGCCAGACGTGCCACATAGATAAGAAATTCCTTTCCAGT
Proteins encoded in this window:
- a CDS encoding ABC transporter permease, whose amino-acid sequence is MMQFRIVWSKEVVESWKNRKWIWLPLVFVLLGAMQPISTYFMPQILKMSGGLPAGTVIHIPTPSAGGVFAKAQSQYNSLGLLVLVLAFMGSISNERREGVLDLVLVKPVSHTAYILAKWFSAVVLTITALTLGDIAAWYYTVQLIGPLSIPYAMLSLLLYAFWLILIVTLTTFFSVLMTSTVANAFVTLSSAAVLSVVAAVLKWKWSPGALPSHASAILSIWDKGSTNALQSNFQIVWSVVVTGIVVVLLLVASVYEFRRKTFL
- a CDS encoding arsenic transporter: MFLTWTALLIFGLTLAFVIWQPKGLSIGWTALGGAVLALAFRVVTFANVWSVTKIVWDATLAFVAIIIISTILDKIGFFEWAALRMAHAAKGDGRKVFLYVTVLGAMVSAFFANDGAALILTPIVMEKIQLLKFDSRRMIPFIMASGFIADTTSLPLVVSNLVNIVSADYFHIGFVSYAWHMVVPDLFSLGVSILVLYAFFRKDIPRKYDPQVLLPPTKAIRHQGMFKLSWYILSVLVLGYILTEVLHIPVSVVAGLAAITFLIAGTRSKSIQPWTVIREAPWAIVVFSIGMYVVVYGLRNVGLTGVLGHFIAGSTHYGMFAGTLTTGFLAAILSSVMNNMPTVMINALAIHSTHTTGLIHEALVYANVIGCDLGPKITPIGSLATLLWLHVLRKRGVTITWGRYLRTGIVLTVPTLFVTLCGLYLWLVVVG
- a CDS encoding GNAT family N-acetyltransferase — encoded protein: MQGLETRKMTRTEAESIVNWAYDEPYSLYDLNGSSEALEELLNQDYSTVYATDEGLVGFYCTGPAAQVPAGWDEGAYGGSDDGRPFLDFGIGMRPGLTGQGLGTFFLGHVLKDLTAEENSLRLRLTVATFNRRAIRLYEKFGFQYVMDFSVNGTCFQTMIR
- the arsC gene encoding arsenate reductase (thioredoxin), which translates into the protein MTNEHGQKPLVYFLCTGNSCRSQMAEGWARTLGQDKVEVYSAGIEAHGLNPRAVRAMRERNVDISQHTSKEIDRELLNRVDYAITLCGDANDRCPTTPAHVNRMHWGFEDPARATGTEEEIQEKFREVRDAIYTKVDEFLKSLQTN
- a CDS encoding metalloregulator ArsR/SmtB family transcription factor; translation: MELTELAQVLKALGDATRLKIISLLRVRDFCVCELVPLFDISQPAISKHLSRLKTVGIVSEQRKGQWVFYSLNNSVLKQLCVDLDELPDMSAELTRLGSEGKLVCE
- a CDS encoding ABC transporter ATP-binding protein, giving the protein MKLLEVEGLKKVFGSVEAVRGISFSIEAGRCVALLGPNGAGKTTTLKMLAGLLVPTAGMIRLEGSPVHDIRPNIGYLPQNPGFHGWMTGKEFLIYVARLAGFSKARAKAKSDDVLEQLGLQSAAERPIRGYSGGMKQRLGICQALIHRPRILILDEPVSALDPVGRRDILTLLSNLSGETTVLYSTHVLHDAQEISNDIILLVNGSVVLSGDLEEVRRSHTQPQVDITAYVSLEPYYRALSRLPGVEDIRGRGGSMSLVVSDVSQIRTTLLQFFVDENVPLERLEFGYSTLEDLFMEAVQ